The genomic segment GAACTGCTGCATCTACCTGGTTTttgagcccctccagggatggtgattccatcacctgcctgggcagcctgttccaacacctcttGTAGGAATGGAATTCTTCCCAagatccacagaatcacagaattaagcaggttggaaaagacctctgaggtcattgagtccaacctagcacctaaccctacagttaactaacccatggcactaagtgcctcctccagcctcctgttaaacacctccagggatggggactccaccacctccctgggcagcccattccaatgccaaccactctctctgacaacaacttcctcctcacatccagcctatacctcctctggcacaacttgaggctgtgtctccttcttctgctgctgggtgcctggcagcagagcccaaccccacctggctacagcctccctgcaggcagctgcaggcagcaatgagctctgccctgagcctcctctgctgcaggctgcacacccccagctccctcagcccctacTCACAAGACCTCCTCTCTAccttctcaccaccttcactgcccttctccaacACCAGAGCAAACCAGCAGCAATCCAGGACCAAAGAGACCCCTCCTTAATTCACATCCTAGGGCAAGAAACAGACACTTGTTGCTCAGACCTTCCAATTAAACAGCTCCTTGAGCTGAGCAGGACTCATCTGCTGCCTCACACCTCTGCTTGGACACAGCTACTTGTGCTCTGTGGCTGATGGATTGATCATTGAGTCAGCAAAGCACCTTGACCTTCAAGCCCTGGCTGAAACCAGGCACCTCCCTCAGAAGGTGTCTGGGAAGGGATGATTTGCATCTCTACAATCACAGCCTGATGTCCTCCTGGCTTCTCTACACACTGACCCAAGGGACTTtttcctcaagcaccacagagtgtgtccagaggtgATAATTAAGGAGAAATTAAAAGGATGAGATAAGCATCCACGGAATGAAGTCAgataaggacaggctgggacctgtatttccttctgaaagacctATTTTGTTCCCACTAATGGAACAGATTAAGTCAGCCAGGCTGAATAAAACCCTCACATACCCAGACAGAACTCCACTTGAAGCTCTCCTTGCCCTTCATAACCCATCCAGGTACCACTGACCCTTGCAGAAGGGGAGGTTTGCCTGTCTGGAGGTTTGTCTGTCCAGGCATCACCCACCATGCATTCAGCAGGTGAACACAGAACCATGGagtgagttggaagtgaccttaaggTCTAATTCCAAGCCCACACTATGGGCAACTTCCACCAGACTAAGCtgctcatccaatctggccttgaacacctccagggaggtggcatctgcaacccccctgggctGAACTGGTTGTTGTTTGTTCACAGAGCAGGCTTAgaccctctacaactaccctgagcagcctgttccagtgcttcaccaccctcatggggaacaatttcttcatgaGGTCTAAtttcagcttcttccagtttgaagcatGAGTtaaataggacaaggggcagggtGGATCTGgatagaatcctagaaccaagcaggttggaagagagctccaagctcagccagtccaacctagcacccagccctgcccaaccaaccacaccatggcactaagtgccccagccaggcttggcttcaacacctccagccacagccactccaccacctccctgggcagcccattccaatgccaatcactctctctgccaacaacttcctcctcacatccagcccagacctgccctggcacagcttcaggctgtgtccccttcttctgttgatgcctggcagcagagcccaaccccacctggctacagcctccctgcaggtagttgtaggcagcaaagggccattaggaagaagttctttactatgagggtggagGAAGACAGGGAAGTGGtgcaggcaccatccctggacacactcaaggtgaggtctgatggggttctgagcagcctgctgtagctggggctgtccctgctgactgcaggggggctggagcagacgacctttagagatcccttccaacccagtgcatccccaggaagggatggagaagctgcaggctcctgctgcaggaacttttcccagagcaggcacagagagcaAGATGGTAAAGTCCTGCACAGACTCTGCACTGTCAGACAGAGAAGAGACATTTATTTATTCTTGATCACAAACAATGTCCTCCATTGACAAGCTGAATGAAGGGCACTCCACTGATTTATTAGATCTAATAAGAAGCAGACCTCTGGGGATGAAATACAAGATTGATTTTCAGTGGTGAGCCACACTGCCACcccagcccctgtgctcagcagatgAACCTGGGcatgcagagcacagagggagCTGAGACAGCACTGGGCAGGAGAAATGAATGGGAAGATTTGCACCAGGAAGGGGAGATGAAATGGAAACgaggcttgcagcagcagcccttcacTCTTGTGCTAGCTGGAGCCTAGCTGGGGTGCTTTAGTGAGAgcaattagatgctaggctgtgaaaaggaaacagtggggatggctgctgcactcctaggcttgctgagatgggtgaAAAGAATGacacacagataacagagttgctctctggttttggctgcctcccttctctctaacctgctgtctgggtgactaagccttctgcttcctaactccccctggtcaattctccaaactcaccttgaacataaggcaaagtctgggaagaggtagaggggtggaaaggaggtggaagggtggttgggagccactcctggggacaagagaaaatggcctggagttgtgcctCAAGGGGagcttcaggctggatattaggagactTTCCTTCCCAGACAGAGTTAGcaagcattggaagaggctgccctgggaagtgGTGAAGCCACCATCCTTGGATGGATTTAAAACCCTCATGGATGAggaatgtggtttagtggcagtggcttggCAGTAGTGCTGGGACTGTGAGCTCTgcttttggacttgatgacctccaaggtctcttccaacctcaacagttctatggctctatgatgaagaggagagcagcaaacCACTAGGAAGTCTAAAGCAAACCTGAGTCAGGCCCACTCCATGCACCTGCCTCTAAGAGGAGCCTctctaaacatctccagcctcatTTTCACACCAGCCTGAGCCTCTACCAGGGCAAACACATCAGGAGAGCTCCCTGGATGCCATCCTCCACCAGGAAAAAAGACAACTAGCACAGCAGTTCTTAGCTGGAGGCCCTATTAATAGCAGTCCTAATTATATGGCTGCAAATTTAATTCCTAGCAATGATTAGTGTTGAAATCAAAGGCATCACACATCAATATTGATGGCACTGTATGAAGCCCATAAAGACAACAAGCAAGGAGGCACATCTACCCCCTACCCCCctacccccccaccccagcaggtAGTTGATGTTTACTCTTGCACTAAGTCATTTCTAACTTTGCTgcatgaaaactgctttcctgCAGGAATCCACAGCTCTGATTTACCACCTGCAAGGTCAGGCTGAAGAAGGCCTGGCCTGGATGTCTACAAGAtgttgctgcccatggcagggagtttggaactaggtgatctttcaagggccctcccaacccaaagcattctgtgagtctatgatccaCTTCCCCCTTGCTCcaccagcagagatgctctggaAGGAGAGCTGGAACACCAAGCTGCAGGGATGACTGCCCTGGGCTCCAAGCTGCTACTGAGCAGGCAGAGaacttctctccctcctctcttcatcggatgagactgaacaaggccaagggcagggttccgcactttggccacaacaaccccaagcagcactacaggctggggacagagtggctgagagcagccaggcagagagggagctgggggtgctggcagagaggagctgaagaggaggcagcagtgctcaggtgggcagcagagccaatggcatcctgggctggctcaggagcagtgtgggcagcaggacaagggaggttcttctgcccctgtgctcagcactgctcagcccacacctcaagtactgtgcccagttctgggctcctccattgcagagagatgttgaggtgctggaaggtgtttggagaagggcagcaaggctggggaggggcctggagcacagccctgggaggagaggctgagggagctgggggggtgcagcctgcagcagaggaggctcagggcagagctcattgctgtctgcagctgcctgcagggaggctgtagccaggtggggttgggctctgctgccaggcaagcagcactagaagaaggggacacagcctgaagctgtgccagggcagtttgaggctggatgtgaggaggaagttgttgtcagagagagtgattggcattggaatgggctgcccagggaggtggtggagtggctgtggctggaggtgttgcagccaagcctggctggggcacttagtgccatggtgtggttggttgggcagggctgggtgctaggttggactgggtgagcttggagctctctgccaatctggttgattctatgatacatcaGCCAGCACTGTCTGCTGAAAGGAGCAGgaatcacaggttggaagggaccctccaggtCGTgttgtccaacccccttgaaGTAAGCAGGGAGCttcccagctagagcaggttgctcagagacccatCAAGTTTgtccttgaatgtctccaaggatgggacctcgaccacctctctggacaatccattccagtgttccactacccttcctcctaacatccaactctGGGCCCTCCAGATACACCCTAGAACAGAGAAACCAGAGGAACCAGGGCTAGACAACACTGCAGAgtgcaggcagcaatgccaTAATCCCACTGCAACATTTGGCTtagaaaagccctttcagatcacccactccaaccactctctctctctaccAAGCCTAGttctaaaccatggccctcaccACCATGTTTGTGGCTCTTTAAAACCCATTTTGAGCCAAAGCATAccaacagagcactgaaacaggttccccagagaagttgtggagtctccttccctggagactttcaaggcctctctggatgtgttcctctgtgatctgtgccagattgtgtgatcctgctctggcaggggggttggacttgatgatctccctGGGTGCCTTCtgacccctaatatcctgtcaattgcagcagctgcaaacaCTCTGCTGTTTTATCCTTCCTTCCTCAGGCACTACTTCTGCACATCACTGAGCCCAAGGATTCAGTTGTCCCATTCTGCAGGTAGGAAAACCTGGATTGAAGTGCAAAGGGTGGATCTTGGCCCTGGGTGTATCTTCCCCCTGAGTgtctgggcaggcaggggcttGGGCACCTTCAGCGTTCAGCTCCTGTagagcagagaggctgaagcagctctgccaaggagCATGCAGGGGGAGCTTAGGTGAGTGGCTAATGGGCAGGACATGGGTGAGATAAGGCAGCAACTGCAGCAATGACTCCTCACTGGGGAAGCACAGACAAATGTGGGAGATTTCAGAGCTGGCTCCCTGACTTCCCTCCCCCAGCTACACTTCTGTCTTTGAAACCCCAGACTCAGCCACCAGCTTGCTTCCAAAGTTAGTCAAGGGctgtgggagagggaagaggtgtTGGATAACTCACCTCTGCGTGGGCAGGTGCAGGAGATGAGGCACCTGTCTCAGTCTATGGCACTGGGAGAGGTGGGCAGATTCCTGCCACCCTCATTTCACGTTTGGGGAAAGAGGAGACAGGGAAACATTTACAGTGCTGAGCATCCTGACATCGAGATCTGCCTGCTCACAGAACACACATCACTGCTGGAGACAACCTGGTGCTAACTTCCCACTGGCTTTGCAGTCCCCAGAGccccccagagctgcttcccacccTTCACATGGCCTCTCTTAGGCCACATTGAAGATAATCTCACATGGCAGACAAGGAAAGAGTTACCAAAGGTGTGGACAGAACCATGAGATAGAGAAcaccctcctgcagcagaagacaggGCAGAGAATAACAAGAGGTATGGATCTCatcagctgcagacagctctgaTGCATGGGGAATAAGGGTGCTTGGGATGCCAGGCAAAGCTGGTGTGCCTGGAATCAAGCTGCTGAGAGATGAAGCAGTTCTCCCACTACCTGGCCAGCACTGGCTCAAACAGGAGGTGAAGGATTCCACAGCCCTCCCTCTGGCCCAGGCCATGGATGGGAATGGCTAGGTTGGAAGGCAGGTGTTATGCCTGGGACAGCAGGGGGGGTTAAAGCCTGCTGGAGAGTCTGCCTCTGCTGTAATCCTCCATAATTCATGGGGTGGGACACTCAACACCAAGCGTGGGCAGGCAGAGGATGCTTGCTGGAACTGCTTCtcaatcacagagccacagaactgtttcagccagaaaagacttctgagatccaactgttgacctaacaccaccatggccatgaaaGTGTGTCCCAAACTGCCATGTCCatgtttcctgaacacctccaggggtggagagtccaccactgccctgggcagcctgttccagtccctgaccactcttgcaggagagAACTGTTTTCCTCATAACcaacctacacctcccctgatgccatttgaggccctttcctcttgttACTAGGGGGAtactagggagaggagaccaactcccacctcactccaacctcctttcagggagctgtagagagcaagcaagactcccctcagcctcctcttccctgggctgaacacccccagttccctcagctgctcctcaccagccctgttcttcagaccctccatcagctttgttgcccttctctggactaatTCCAGCACCAAAacgtccttcttggagtgagggtcccaaaactgaacccagtatttgaggtgcagcctcaccagtgcccaatacagggggacaatcactgccctaCTCCTACTGACCAGACTagtgctgatccaagccaggatgctggtgaccTTCTCGGCCACCTGCATCCCTCTGTGCTAGGAGAAgaggtgggcagggagcagaggggctcTGCCTGCAAGCCCACTCTTCCCCACGCTCAATATTGCCCCACTGCCACCCGAGAGGCACCAGGGAGGCATGGAATTTACTGCTGCTCAGCACTCGGTGGAGTGCTGACTGAATATTAACGAGCTGATGTAATTAAAGTGATGCAGACATTCAAGTGTAGTATCTGCCTGTCCTTGTATcttcctgcagagctgaggaagaaattccctGCTGCTTAAGGACACCAAAAAAAATTAACAGCCTGCTGCTGATTACATTTGTTAACCCTTTCCctggcaggaagcagcaggctctgcaaTCAAGGGCTTCACCTACAGCTGTCAGTCACGTCCCAGGTTGATTTGCAGCTTCTCAGCATCTccaaagctgcttttgctgGAGCTGGATCAACCTTCTGCACCCACTGCTGAGCTGGTTTCCAGTTGCAGCTCCAACTCCAAAGGGCAGTAAGTGCTGGGGTGTCCCTTCTGCTTATGGCCCCCAGATCCATCTCCACACTCGGTTTAAATATGGAGCTTCTGGGGGAGGATTAGAGAGGACGACACAGAAGGTATGGGACTGGGTCTGACCAGTCTTTGCTCCCCACTTATTAAAGAGCAGTTCAGAGACCTGGGAGAGGGGGAAATCCCAGCTGGAATTCACAATCCTAGGACTCACTGCCGCTCCGAAGGAGGAAACCAGAGAGAGCATCTCTTTGCCCAGAGCAACTTTTTGTGATGCAGAGGGTGAGGAATGTTATCTTCCAGGACTGATCAATCACTCAACTGTCAGAGGGTAGGGCAGgagggaagaggcagagaggagcagcaggacttTGCCCTGAGGCTTGGTTTCCAACAGCAGTCAAGTTAACCCATTCTTATCTCTCCATGACCTTCCACCATTGGCAATTTTGCCATCACCAAAAGCTCCCTaaccctttcttcttcagaggctgcagcaggatcgCTGGGAAGCAACTCAAAACCATTTCAGGATTCCCACCAGTGTGTCAAAAAGGAGAGAAGATCCAAGAACTTGGATACAACTTGCTGAGGGTCACAATTTGCTGAGGGTCACTCATGCTCAGAAACTGCAAGTCACTTAAAGCAGGCTGACAACCACAGGATCATCAACGTTGCAAAactcctctaagatcatccagtccaaccaacaccaacccaacaccaccatggccactaaaccatgtccccacaaggcatgtccacacatttcctgaacacctccagggatggtgacctcaccacctccctgggcagcttggtccAATGTTTCACCTCTGCATCAGCCCCACAACCACTCCTCCCACAGCTCACTGAACGATGAGATgcacaacccccaaaccaacagcacacaggcagcgcacacaggagctggcacagtGCTGAGACCTCCatcaccctgctgcagcaggaagagacTGGCTGGAAGCACAGGAAGGTGCCCTCAGCCCATGCAGGGGGATGCTCTGGAGCTGTAACACCTCAGAGTAGTGGGAACTGTGTGGCTCACTGAACGACGAGATGCACAACCCCCAGACCAACAGCACACAGGCAGCAcacacaggagctggcacaTTGCTGTGACCTCCATCAccctgctgcagaaggaagAGACTGGCTGGAAGCACAGGAAGGTGCCCTCAGCCCATGCAGGGAGATGCTCTGGAACTGTAGCAGCCTCAGAGCAGTGGGAACTGCGTGACCTTTTTTGGTCTCTTTCCCAGGACCATGCTGGAGGAGTTTCTGCTGCACCTTTCAGCTGACACTTCTGCATTTCAAAAGAAACTTGCAGCAACACCACCCTGTGCTCCCAGTGCAGATGGATGGACCTGGCCTCACCAATGCAAGGCTCTCTATGACCCAAACCCTGTGATTCTTTTGTTTCACTCCCTACTGGCTCCCAGTTTCGCACTGGGAACAAAAATCTGcaagacacacagcagcagctacgTGCACCAGAGATGACAAATGGATCCTGGCTGTCTGAAGCCACATGAATCAGCTTACCTTCTTCAGCTTGCCAGTCTTTGTCCCCACAAACACCACACTGTAGCCATTGTAGACATAGGAAGCAACGGAAGTCATCCGGTCGcggctggaggtgaagagggTCACTCCATCCACGGGCGTTGAGCCTCCCAGGGGCTGGTTGATGTCAAGCCCACAGAAATTGTCATCGATGGGGACTGGCTGGAAAGACAAAGTAGGAGGCAGCTGTGAGTCAGACAAAGCACAAAGCAGCCCCACATGCTTGGGGTCGTGTAAAGGGGGCtcgactggacagggctgggtgctaggttggagatctcttctaatctggttgattctgtgattctgtgacagctgGGTGGGAGCTACCAACATGgctctgcccaggagccaggccAGCTTCAGCCACTTTGTTCCCTTCACTGCCTGGGGCCAAGacactctgcagctgctccaagaGGGGTTTGGACAGGATTAAGGAGGTACCTTGAGTCCATCTGCTAGGTTTCTCCTGGGTTTAGCACAGCTGCATGGCCACGCAGGAATTCTCTGCTCCACTCATTTCAGCTCCTCTCAACCCAACTTCCAGAGGTGCTGGGCCACGAAAGCATCGAGGCTCACACCAGCAAAGGCTTCCCTTGAAGACCACACAAaccctgctgctgacagctgacagtggggctggcactgcctcaCACAGTGTGGGACATGCTCAGGTCAGTCCCTAGCCAGAGGATGGCCAGGCAGGGCTGATCCCACCTCACATCCTTaactccaacctaaacctcccctggcacaacttcatggccattttctttcattctgtCATCTGAGAacagggggaagagaccaactcctacctcactccaacctcccaaaGCTGGAAACAGCAAACACTTCCAGCGAGCTGCCAATCTTTATGTGCCTTAATGCCAGCCCTTCCCTGTCACCACCAAGTGTCTGAGAAGAGCACGGACCAAAGGGCAAGAGAGTTGCTACGGCAAGGAAGCAGAGGCATGgaaagacactggaatgggctgcccagggatgtggtggagtcgccgtccctggggcacttcaaggcaaggttggacgtggcacttggtgccatggtctagccttgagctctgtggtaaagggttggacttgatgatctgtgaggtctcttccaaccctgatgatactgtgatactgtgaaccctGTTGCGTAAGCTCCTGGCCCACAGGGCCAGGCTTTGAGACCAGCTCTCAGGGGCTACGCCAGCCAACAGAGCATCCTCACCGCTTTAGTGCACTGAACAtccttccccagcagccagtTGAGCTCCAGGTTGCCTTCCCCCTGGTAGCAGGACTGCAGGCGCTCCTTGATCTGCGCGTTGATGGCGCGGATGGGGAAGACGCAGAGCGCGGAGTCGTCGGGGGGCTGGTGGTACTGCTTCTGGCCCTTGGAGAAGATGGCAAAGAGCACATCCTCCCGGGCCGTGACGTTGAGGGCCCTGGCCAGCACGTCTCCCGGCTTGGAGAGGTAGGCTGCTTGCAGCAGGCGGTACTCCGTGTCCCCCCGGACGCAGCCGAAGGGCAGCGAGACGTAGGAGTGGAACTTGGGGTCGTCCTTGCAGAGCCGCACGATGCGCGAGGTGTAGAAGAGGTCGCTGGCGGAGTTGATGGAGACCCCTTCGGGGGTCTCCGGCTGCACGGTCAGAAAGTAGACGAAGTTGCCGCTGGCGAAGCCGTAGATGTAGAAGATGTCGAAGTGGGAAACGAGGGCCAAGGTGTCCGAGGGGATTTTGATGAGGGACGACACAAAGTCGCTGTGGAGCTCGTAATCCAGCATGGCTGAGGACTCGGGGTCCCGGGGCAGCTTGCGGCTGGAGAGGGTGGGGAAGTAATCCTGCTTGCCGTCCACTGCCGTGCCGATGAAGAGCTTCCCGTCCTCGCCTTCCGAGCGCACGATCACCCCGTACATGGTGCCCGTCTGGTTGACGCTGGACAGGTAATGCTCCTTCTTGTGGGAGGGCTCCACCAGGATGAAGAGGTCGTCCAGGCGCAGCAGCTTGCAGACGCCCTGGTAGAGGCTGCCACAGGCCAGCAGTCGGTTCTCAGAGTAGTCAATGATCAGCAGCTTGTTGACGTTGTTGGTGAGGGTGAGGATCTCGCTGCAGGGCTGGACGATGAGGGGGGGGTAGCAGGATTTGTTGTCCTCCTCGGGACCGGTTTTGTGAGCCACCAGAATGGTCAGGTTGCCCGAGAGC from the Pogoniulus pusillus isolate bPogPus1 chromosome 39, bPogPus1.pri, whole genome shotgun sequence genome contains:
- the PLXNA2 gene encoding plexin-A2 isoform X4, whose translation is MDQRKNWPRVPDSDGWAVALLCLFLASLSRNVSSNALFNTFHSENRDWTFNHLTVHQGTGAVYVGAINRVYKLSGNLTILVAHKTGPEEDNKSCYPPLIVQPCSEILTLTNNVNKLLIIDYSENRLLACGSLYQGVCKLLRLDDLFILVEPSHKKEHYLSSVNQTGTMYGVIVRSEGEDGKLFIGTAVDGKQDYFPTLSSRKLPRDPESSAMLDYELHSDFVSSLIKIPSDTLALVSHFDIFYIYGFASGNFVYFLTVQPETPEGVSINSASDLFYTSRIVRLCKDDPKFHSYVSLPFGCVRGDTEYRLLQAAYLSKPGDVLARALNVTAREDVLFAIFSKGQKQYHQPPDDSALCVFPIRAINAQIKERLQSCYQGEGNLELNWLLGKDVQCTKAPVPIDDNFCGLDINQPLGGSTPVDGVTLFTSSRDRMTSVASYVYNGYSVVFVGTKTGKLKKIRADGPPHGGIQYETVTVFKDGSPVLRDMAFSIDQKYLYIMSERQVSRVPVESCEQYTTCGECLSSGDPHCGWCTLHHMCSPRDSCERAEEPHRFAGSISQCMSITVQPSSISVSQHSLPLSLLVSYAPDLAAGVTCLFGNLTEVEGQVSGSRVVCVSPAAKDVPAIPLDQDWFGVVLQLKSRETGRTFVSTEFKFYNCSAHQLCLSCVNSAFRCHWCKYRNLCTHDPTTCSFQEGRINISEV
- the PLXNA2 gene encoding plexin-A2 isoform X5, translated to MDQRKNWPRVPDSDGWAVALLCLFLASLSRNVSSNALFNTFHSENRDWTFNHLTVHQGTGAVYVGAINRVYKLSGNLTILVAHKTGPEEDNKSCYPPLIVQPCSEILTLTNNVNKLLIIDYSENRLLACGSLYQGVCKLLRLDDLFILVEPSHKKEHYLSSVNQTGTMYGVIVRSEGEDGKLFIGTAVDGKQDYFPTLSSRKLPRDPESSAMLDYELHSDFVSSLIKIPSDTLALVSHFDIFYIYGFASGNFVYFLTVQPETPEGVSINSASDLFYTSRIVRLCKDDPKFHSYVSLPFGCVRGDTEYRLLQAAYLSKPGDVLARALNVTAREDVLFAIFSKGQKQYHQPPDDSALCVFPIRAINAQIKERLQSCYQGEGNLELNWLLGKDVQCTKAPVPIDDNFCGLDINQPLGGSTPVDGVTLFTSSRDRMTSVASYVYNGYSVVFVGTKTGKLKKIRADGPPHGGIQYETVTVFKDGSPVLRDMAFSIDQKYLYIMSERQVSRVPVESCEQYTTCGECLSSGDPHCGWCTLHHMCSPRDSCERAEEPHRFAGSISQCMSITVQPSSISVSQHSLPLSLLVSYAPDLAAGVTCLFGNLTEVEGQVSGSRVVCVSPAAKDVPAIPLDQGVNSASLLISLYF